In Deinococcus carri, one DNA window encodes the following:
- a CDS encoding acyl-CoA dehydrogenase family protein, which produces MTLFDVSPRTQNLHARLTAFMDEYIYPNEAEFHRQVEGGNRWEHVQLIEDLKPRAREQGLWNLFLPPGSDPQGQFGPGLSNLEYAPLCEVMGRVWWAPEIFNCNAPDTGNMEVLARYGTPEQQEQWLVPLLNGEIRSAFSMTEPGVASSDATNIESSIVRQGDEYVINGRKWWTSGAGDPRCKISIFMGKTDPTAPRHLQQSMILIPMDTPGATIDRMMTVFGYDDAPHGHAEMTFENVRVAATNMLLGEGRGFEIAQGRLGPGRIHHCMRLIGQAERALELMVQRSGQRVAFGKPLAGHQHIRELIAQSRMEIDQARLLTLQAAHMMDTVGNKAARGQIAAIKVVAPNVALRVIDRAIQVFGGAGVSQDTPLAMMYAQARTLRLADGPDIVHVETVAKEELRRQGVDVRAKRG; this is translated from the coding sequence ATGACCCTGTTCGACGTTTCGCCCCGCACCCAGAACCTGCACGCCCGCCTGACGGCGTTCATGGACGAGTACATCTATCCCAACGAGGCCGAGTTTCACCGCCAGGTGGAAGGGGGCAACCGCTGGGAACACGTGCAGCTGATCGAGGACCTCAAGCCCCGGGCGCGGGAGCAAGGCCTCTGGAACCTCTTCCTGCCGCCGGGCAGCGACCCCCAGGGTCAGTTCGGGCCGGGCCTCAGCAATCTGGAATACGCCCCGCTGTGCGAGGTGATGGGCCGGGTGTGGTGGGCACCCGAAATCTTCAACTGCAATGCGCCCGACACCGGGAACATGGAGGTGCTGGCCCGCTACGGCACGCCCGAACAGCAGGAGCAGTGGCTCGTGCCCCTCCTGAACGGCGAGATTCGCTCCGCCTTCTCCATGACCGAGCCGGGGGTGGCCTCCAGCGACGCGACCAACATCGAGTCCAGCATCGTGCGCCAGGGCGACGAGTACGTCATCAACGGGCGCAAGTGGTGGACCAGCGGCGCGGGCGACCCCCGCTGCAAGATCAGCATCTTCATGGGCAAGACGGACCCGACTGCGCCGCGGCACCTCCAGCAGTCCATGATCCTGATTCCGATGGATACCCCCGGCGCAACCATCGACCGCATGATGACCGTTTTCGGCTACGATGACGCGCCGCACGGCCACGCCGAGATGACCTTCGAGAACGTCCGTGTGGCCGCCACTAACATGCTGTTGGGCGAGGGCCGCGGCTTCGAGATCGCGCAGGGCCGCCTGGGGCCGGGCCGCATTCACCACTGCATGCGCCTGATCGGGCAGGCCGAACGCGCGCTGGAACTGATGGTGCAGCGCAGCGGCCAGCGCGTCGCCTTCGGCAAACCGCTCGCCGGGCACCAGCACATCCGTGAACTGATTGCCCAGAGCCGCATGGAAATTGACCAGGCCCGCCTCCTGACCCTGCAAGCCGCGCACATGATGGACACGGTGGGCAACAAGGCCGCGCGCGGGCAGATCGCCGCCATCAAGGTGGTCGCGCCGAACGTCGCCCTGCGCGTCATAGACCGCGCCATCCAGGTTTTCGGCGGCGCGGGCGTCAGCCAGGACACGCCCCTCGCCATGATGTACGCCCAGGCCCGCACCCTGCGCCTGGCGGACGGCCCCGACATCGTGCATGTCGAGACGGTGGCGAAGGAGGAACTGCGGCGGCAGGGCGTGGACGTGCGGGCGAAGCGGGGATAG
- a CDS encoding AbrB/MazE/SpoVT family DNA-binding domain-containing protein has protein sequence MQKRLTTIGKSRAVILPKELLELYGFGDEVEIEPTEGGLILRPARKGMSFAEAKEKLFREKRELLERLSNA, from the coding sequence ATGCAAAAGCGTCTAACTACTATCGGCAAATCCAGGGCGGTCATTCTCCCCAAGGAACTGCTGGAACTCTACGGCTTCGGGGACGAGGTGGAGATTGAACCCACCGAGGGCGGCCTGATTCTGCGTCCGGCCCGTAAAGGGATGAGCTTTGCCGAGGCCAAAGAGAAACTGTTCCGCGAGAAGCGTGAACTCCTTGAGCGCCTCAGCAACGCATGA
- a CDS encoding type II toxin-antitoxin system death-on-curing family toxin yields the protein MTVYLMPEQVLELHDEALTAFGGTPGIRDTGALASALAQPAMEAFGMELYPSLVEKAGAYLFFLARNHAFTDGNKRTAYAAASVFLLLNGGELTGPDDAVFALVLRTAQGHLSDPRAVADELGHLVTLS from the coding sequence ATGACGGTCTACCTGATGCCCGAACAGGTGCTGGAGTTACACGACGAGGCCCTCACGGCCTTCGGAGGTACACCCGGCATCCGGGACACGGGCGCGCTCGCCTCCGCACTGGCCCAGCCCGCCATGGAGGCGTTCGGAATGGAGCTTTACCCGTCTCTGGTGGAAAAGGCCGGCGCTTATCTCTTCTTCCTCGCCCGCAACCATGCCTTCACGGACGGCAACAAGCGGACGGCTTACGCCGCTGCCTCCGTGTTTCTGCTGCTCAATGGCGGAGAACTGACAGGCCCGGACGACGCCGTATTTGCCCTCGTCCTCCGCACAGCTCAGGGGCACTTGTCCGACCCCAGGGCTGTGGCGGACGAGTTGGGACACCTCGTCACGCTGTCCTAG
- a CDS encoding type II toxin-antitoxin system HicB family antitoxin, whose product MMEYKGYVGTAAFDDEADLFHGEVLNLRDVITFQGRSVDELRQAFRDSVDDYLAFCAERGEEPEKPLSGRFNLRISPQLHARAAARARSEGLSLNAFVERALERAT is encoded by the coding sequence ATGATGGAGTACAAGGGTTACGTAGGCACGGCCGCCTTCGACGACGAAGCGGACCTGTTTCACGGCGAGGTTCTGAACCTGCGCGACGTGATCACCTTCCAGGGCCGGAGCGTGGACGAACTGCGCCAGGCATTCCGGGACAGCGTGGACGATTATCTGGCTTTCTGCGCCGAGCGGGGCGAGGAACCGGAGAAACCTCTCAGCGGGCGCTTTAACCTCCGCATCAGCCCGCAGTTGCACGCCCGCGCCGCTGCCCGCGCCCGCAGCGAAGGGCTGAGCCTGAACGCCTTCGTGGAACGGGCGCTGGAGCGTGCAACCTGA
- a CDS encoding type II toxin-antitoxin system HicA family toxin, with the protein MNTRQRRTLERVFEQPTRSDVAWADIKALLKALEADIGEGAGSRVRVALNGVRAVFHRPHPEKETDRGALVSVRRFLENAGVTP; encoded by the coding sequence GTGAATACCCGCCAGCGCCGGACTCTTGAACGGGTATTCGAACAACCCACACGCAGCGACGTAGCCTGGGCAGACATCAAGGCCTTATTGAAAGCCCTGGAAGCGGACATCGGCGAGGGGGCCGGAAGCCGGGTGCGCGTGGCCCTGAACGGGGTGCGGGCGGTCTTCCACCGACCCCACCCGGAAAAGGAGACGGACCGGGGTGCCCTGGTCAGCGTGCGGCGGTTTCTGGAAAACGCAGGAGTGACGCCATGA
- a CDS encoding SDR family oxidoreductase, with translation MDFQNKVIVVTGAASGIGLALATRFVQEGATVIASDRNLEGGEAQAAQIGARFVPADVSQEEGVADLIADVLGHEGRIDLFCSNAGIAVGAGPETENRVWDLIYRVNVMSHVWAARHLLPHYLERGEGYFLNTASAAGLLTELHSAPYAVTKHGALAFAEWLAITYADRGIRVSCLCPEGVQTPMIQNAPILQQTAISTDELVDVTLRALREERFLITTHPTTLAGFQLKGQDYGTWLGKMVRLRGKAMALLEGQQVAFPAGEAPRTEGHP, from the coding sequence ATGGACTTCCAGAACAAAGTCATCGTCGTCACCGGGGCCGCTTCCGGCATCGGCCTCGCGCTCGCCACGCGCTTCGTGCAGGAGGGCGCGACTGTGATCGCCTCCGACCGCAATTTGGAGGGGGGCGAGGCGCAGGCGGCACAGATCGGCGCGCGCTTCGTCCCCGCGGACGTGTCGCAGGAAGAAGGCGTGGCAGACCTGATCGCGGATGTGTTAGGCCATGAGGGCCGCATCGACCTCTTCTGCTCGAACGCGGGCATCGCGGTGGGCGCGGGGCCGGAAACCGAGAACCGCGTCTGGGACCTGATCTACCGCGTGAATGTCATGAGTCACGTCTGGGCGGCGCGGCACCTGCTCCCGCACTACCTGGAGCGCGGCGAGGGCTACTTTCTCAACACAGCGTCGGCGGCGGGCCTGCTCACCGAGCTGCACTCGGCCCCCTACGCGGTCACTAAGCACGGCGCGCTCGCCTTCGCGGAGTGGCTGGCGATCACCTACGCCGACCGGGGCATCCGGGTGTCCTGCCTCTGCCCCGAGGGCGTCCAGACGCCGATGATCCAGAACGCGCCGATTCTCCAGCAGACCGCCATCAGCACGGACGAACTGGTGGACGTGACCCTGCGGGCACTGCGCGAGGAGCGCTTTCTCATCACCACGCACCCCACCACGCTGGCGGGCTTTCAGCTTAAGGGGCAGGATTACGGTACCTGGCTCGGCAAGATGGTGCGGCTGCGCGGCAAGGCGATGGCGTTGCTGGAGGGACAGCAGGTCGCCTTCCCAGCGGGTGAGGCCCCCCGCACCGAGGGCCACCCATGA
- a CDS encoding phosphotransferase family protein, whose translation MTRPDTAPVRPGEELPLPALREALRGRVEGDVDQLTVEQFPGGFSNLTYLVRLGEGADAREYVLRRAPLGPVAAKAHDMPREYRLLERVHPVLPVAPEPVLLVEDTSVLGAPFYLMERRRGTVVRTKLPPEYAALPDAPRQLSEALADTLADLHAVDIDAAGLRDLGKPEGFNARQVEGWAGRWRRARTDDLPPPEELHDEDVIAWLLAHTPAESAHTLVHNDFKLDNLMLDPQDPAQVVALLDWEMTTVGDPLVDLGLTLTYWTMPEQPGREVSHVGANAPGFLSREDFLARYVARSGRDVSKVAWYEVLGHFKLAVIVQQIYARYRAGQTKDPRFAPLGQQAAWLIGEAWRRIQAAQDGVAQDGAAQP comes from the coding sequence ATGACCCGGCCCGACACGGCCCCCGTCCGCCCCGGCGAGGAACTGCCCCTCCCGGCCCTGCGGGAGGCATTGCGCGGGCGGGTGGAGGGGGATGTGGACCAGCTCACCGTCGAGCAGTTCCCCGGCGGCTTCTCCAACCTGACCTACCTCGTGCGGCTGGGTGAGGGAGCGGACGCCCGCGAGTACGTCCTGCGCCGCGCGCCCCTCGGCCCGGTGGCGGCCAAGGCCCACGACATGCCGCGCGAGTACCGCCTGCTGGAGCGGGTACATCCGGTGCTGCCCGTCGCGCCCGAGCCGGTGCTCCTGGTCGAGGACACCTCGGTACTGGGTGCCCCGTTCTACCTGATGGAACGGCGGCGCGGCACAGTGGTCCGCACGAAGCTCCCGCCGGAATATGCTGCCCTGCCCGATGCCCCCCGCCAGCTCTCGGAGGCTCTGGCCGACACGCTGGCGGACCTGCACGCGGTGGACATCGACGCGGCAGGTCTGCGCGACCTCGGCAAACCCGAGGGCTTCAACGCCCGGCAGGTGGAGGGCTGGGCGGGGCGGTGGCGGCGCGCCCGCACCGATGATCTGCCCCCGCCCGAGGAGCTGCACGACGAGGACGTGATCGCCTGGCTGCTGGCCCACACGCCCGCCGAATCCGCCCACACCCTGGTCCACAACGACTTCAAGCTCGACAACCTGATGCTGGACCCGCAGGACCCCGCGCAGGTGGTCGCGCTGCTCGACTGGGAGATGACCACCGTGGGCGACCCCCTGGTGGACCTGGGCCTGACGCTGACCTACTGGACGATGCCGGAACAGCCGGGCCGGGAGGTCAGCCACGTGGGGGCCAACGCGCCGGGCTTCCTGTCTCGCGAGGACTTCCTGGCGCGCTACGTCGCCCGCAGTGGGCGTGACGTGTCGAAGGTGGCGTGGTACGAGGTGCTGGGCCACTTCAAGCTGGCCGTGATCGTGCAGCAGATCTACGCCCGCTACCGCGCCGGGCAGACGAAAGACCCCCGCTTTGCCCCACTGGGTCAGCAGGCGGCGTGGTTGATCGGGGAGGCGTGGCGGCGCATTCAGGCGGCCCAAGACGGGGTGGCACAGGACGGGGCTGCACAGCCGTGA
- a CDS encoding histidine phosphatase family protein: protein MSELILVRHGQATPFEADTDRLSPLGEAQARAVGAYLAEAGVEPTDVISGSLVRQRESARLAAEAAGGGWPAPRLDPRLAEYDGDGLTRLLAPLLAARDPDFGALVRAYEQERQGPQRNRHLQRMLEPLTAAYLRGELTHEEVEPWADFRARIHAFLHELLAGPAGRTVLAFTSGGVIGVTVAAVLRAPDASALTLNWRVKNASLTRLTYGGGRASLDSFNETAHLPESLSSWR from the coding sequence GTGAGCGAGCTGATCCTCGTCCGGCATGGGCAGGCCACCCCCTTCGAGGCCGACACTGACCGCCTTTCCCCGCTGGGCGAGGCGCAGGCCCGCGCGGTGGGCGCGTATCTGGCAGAGGCCGGGGTAGAGCCGACCGACGTGATCAGCGGCTCGCTGGTCCGTCAGCGCGAGAGTGCGCGCCTCGCGGCGGAGGCAGCGGGCGGCGGCTGGCCCGCACCCCGCCTCGACCCCCGCCTCGCCGAGTACGACGGCGACGGTCTGACGCGCCTTCTCGCGCCGCTGCTGGCCGCCCGTGACCCCGATTTCGGCGCGCTGGTCCGCGCCTACGAACAGGAACGGCAGGGGCCGCAGCGCAACCGGCACCTCCAGCGGATGCTCGAACCCCTTACCGCCGCCTACCTGCGGGGCGAGCTGACCCATGAGGAGGTCGAACCCTGGGCCGACTTCCGCGCCCGCATCCACGCTTTCCTGCACGAGCTGCTAGCCGGGCCTGCCGGGCGCACCGTCCTGGCCTTTACCTCCGGCGGCGTCATCGGCGTGACAGTGGCCGCCGTGCTGCGTGCCCCCGACGCCTCCGCCCTCACGCTGAACTGGCGGGTGAAAAACGCCAGCCTGACCCGCCTGACCTACGGCGGCGGGCGCGCGAGCCTCGACAGCTTCAACGAAACCGCCCACCTGCCGGAAAGCCTCTCGTCCTGGCGTTAG
- a CDS encoding alpha/beta hydrolase has product MPLDPHLKEVLLQMAAAPEPGSLEEMRAAVIANSARMPQRPVTIAGTRDLTIPGPASDLPARLYTPEGEGPFPLTVFFHGGGFVAYSLETHDSVCRELCAGASTAVLSVDYRLAPEHRFPAGVEDAYAALVWAAAHGEELGADTSRLAVAGDSAGASLSIACTLRARDEGGPPLRAQLLIYPAADFVNVDRYPSRRENAEGYFLTEERMKFFGQMYLSDPNHATHPHVSPLHAADLAGLPPALVLTAEFDPLRDEGVAYAEALNAAGGRATHQPGPGMIHGFANMTGLSPAAAALLDQAAAWLGAELG; this is encoded by the coding sequence ATGCCCCTCGACCCCCACCTGAAAGAAGTCCTGCTCCAGATGGCCGCCGCCCCCGAACCCGGCAGCCTGGAGGAAATGCGCGCTGCGGTCATCGCCAACTCGGCGCGGATGCCCCAGCGCCCCGTGACCATCGCCGGAACGCGCGACCTGACGATTCCCGGCCCGGCCTCTGACCTGCCCGCCCGCCTCTACACGCCGGAAGGGGAAGGGCCGTTCCCACTGACCGTGTTTTTCCACGGTGGCGGCTTCGTCGCGTACTCCCTTGAAACGCACGACAGCGTGTGCCGCGAGCTGTGCGCCGGGGCGAGCACCGCCGTCCTGAGCGTGGACTACCGCCTCGCGCCCGAACACCGCTTCCCGGCGGGGGTGGAGGACGCCTACGCCGCCCTGGTCTGGGCTGCCGCCCACGGGGAAGAACTCGGCGCGGACACCTCCCGCCTGGCCGTGGCCGGGGATAGCGCGGGGGCCAGCCTCTCCATCGCCTGCACCCTGCGTGCCCGTGACGAGGGCGGTCCCCCGCTGCGCGCCCAACTGCTGATTTACCCCGCCGCCGACTTCGTGAACGTGGACCGCTACCCCAGCCGCCGCGAGAACGCCGAGGGGTACTTCCTGACGGAAGAGCGCATGAAGTTTTTCGGGCAGATGTACCTCTCAGACCCCAACCATGCCACGCACCCGCACGTCTCGCCGCTGCATGCCGCCGACCTCGCGGGCCTGCCGCCTGCCCTGGTCCTGACCGCCGAGTTCGACCCCCTGCGCGACGAGGGGGTCGCCTACGCCGAGGCGCTGAATGCGGCGGGGGGCCGCGCCACGCACCAGCCCGGCCCCGGTATGATTCACGGCTTCGCCAACATGACCGGCCTCTCGCCCGCTGCCGCTGCCCTGCTGGACCAGGCGGCGGCATGGCTGGGGGCGGAACTGGGGTAG
- a CDS encoding diguanylate cyclase domain-containing protein, which translates to MRHAALRDHLTRLHTRETFQADLEARVAAGSGCALLLCDLDHLKLINDTFGHLAGDEALRAVAASLRAHLPPGWEAYRLSGDEFAVLADVPCRALAAWGQQLLETLAARPDRPLRVSMGVADLEAAQQREARQRAGQPPDPQALFALADARLYAAKRQGKGRVVQDDTAPRPSGDEVTPRLLERDLSRAQALAFLQAALRRAGRLGVQAPPGGGLSAFLRELDLVAQSLGYQTLRVQADPVRARRQYGAWSTASLGGVPVAGLPGTLTAHLHPERPLAVLLDTPAYLDPHTRADLGRLLGRAQAVITGQSVPDPEGQTTLSLPPLSDGAILALAEAQAGQPLGEEARTWLARRVEGLPARLSPWLSALLLEARLRRQSVAALTQAPPDDWEAAVLRHLPQGTPPHLPYLYGRAGDMREATQLLRDHPLLTLTGPPGRGRTRLARQLLWEARGAYAGGTFEVRLEGGQAPDAVLARITQALVGQAAAPVDPHAVGRLLERRPTLLLLGGLDPSRFPAVALETLLALSPSTRIIVTALAPLGLPGEATLPLAPLPDAEVRAALAVQLPAGQEQEDGAALDRLTREVGGEPGTLEALLPLVRTFGLSGTAAHLHRGGPVLPGGTPWREFGTSERRVLAALSTFGGPFDLPWAEQVSEASPFLLTALLGHHVLQPVGGGLYRLPDTLLRQGQTHLQHYPGIRQRAQERALAHAQAIVSAHPDLSAAWFRHLDTQYPVLRSLLSGHLRPPLAPDPALLHLLLRLTPYRLARTSLYDAWEDLHTALHTQSGPPTRLSVGLHLALADTLQHLGQHAEAHRLTQRTHTQAEQLQDSGLLTHALLTEARILHRRSAYGQAVTLFAAAHRRAQATGAAPVLAVRALGGQARSEVYLGHLAAAQTHVQEALRQVEALDQPQLHADLLNTAAMAASERRDLAQAHALFEQALALHGSYGGLAGQTLNLTGMAWVALLRGEYDQSAYLSRRVLRQTQDAGQNWESANALVNLGHALIGLGDLHEARARYLEGAHLAAQCDAPSVLAEALGGLADVLAREHQSGSARTLLDLALARPGANSEVQRFFAPLRARLAGEQAAPLSPALLTLLDGLRVPLVEGAEGPQRGE; encoded by the coding sequence GTGAGGCACGCTGCCCTCCGGGACCATCTGACGCGCCTGCACACCCGCGAAACCTTTCAGGCGGATCTGGAGGCGCGGGTGGCGGCGGGGAGCGGTTGCGCGCTGCTGCTGTGCGACCTCGACCACCTCAAGCTGATCAACGATACTTTCGGGCATCTGGCGGGTGACGAGGCGCTGCGGGCGGTGGCGGCCAGTCTGCGCGCCCACCTGCCTCCCGGCTGGGAAGCGTACCGCCTGAGCGGCGACGAGTTCGCGGTGCTGGCGGATGTGCCCTGCCGGGCGCTGGCCGCCTGGGGACAGCAGTTGCTGGAAACGCTGGCCGCGCGCCCCGACCGCCCGCTGCGGGTCAGCATGGGGGTGGCGGACCTGGAGGCCGCCCAGCAGCGGGAGGCCCGGCAGCGGGCGGGTCAGCCCCCCGACCCGCAGGCCCTGTTTGCCCTGGCCGACGCCCGGCTCTACGCCGCCAAACGCCAGGGCAAGGGCCGGGTGGTGCAGGACGACACCGCGCCGCGGCCATCCGGCGACGAGGTCACGCCCCGGCTGCTGGAGCGCGACCTCAGCCGGGCACAGGCGCTGGCCTTTTTGCAGGCGGCCCTGCGGCGGGCGGGCCGTCTGGGCGTGCAGGCCCCTCCCGGCGGGGGCCTGAGCGCGTTTTTGCGGGAGCTGGACCTGGTGGCCCAGAGCCTGGGGTACCAGACCCTGCGGGTGCAGGCCGACCCGGTGCGGGCGCGGCGGCAATATGGCGCGTGGAGCACCGCGTCGCTCGGCGGCGTCCCCGTGGCAGGCCTACCCGGCACGTTGACCGCCCACCTGCATCCCGAACGGCCCCTGGCCGTGCTGCTCGATACGCCGGCGTACCTGGACCCGCACACCCGCGCGGACCTGGGTCGGCTGCTGGGGCGGGCGCAGGCGGTGATCACCGGGCAGAGCGTGCCGGACCCGGAAGGCCAGACCACGCTATCCCTGCCGCCCCTGAGCGACGGGGCGATTCTGGCGCTGGCCGAGGCGCAGGCCGGGCAGCCGCTGGGCGAGGAGGCCCGGACCTGGCTGGCCCGCCGGGTGGAGGGGCTGCCCGCCCGGCTGTCCCCCTGGCTCTCGGCGCTGCTGCTGGAAGCCCGGCTGCGCCGTCAGTCCGTGGCCGCACTCACCCAGGCCCCACCCGACGACTGGGAGGCGGCCGTGCTGCGCCACCTGCCCCAGGGAACCCCGCCCCACCTGCCCTACCTGTATGGGCGCGCGGGGGACATGCGGGAGGCCACGCAACTTCTGCGGGACCACCCGCTGCTGACCCTGACCGGCCCGCCGGGCCGCGGCCGGACGCGCCTGGCCCGCCAGCTGCTGTGGGAGGCGCGGGGAGCCTACGCGGGCGGCACCTTCGAGGTCCGGCTGGAGGGGGGGCAGGCTCCCGACGCGGTGCTGGCCCGCATCACGCAGGCCCTGGTCGGCCAGGCGGCGGCCCCAGTGGACCCGCACGCGGTCGGGCGGCTGCTGGAACGGCGGCCCACCCTGCTGCTGCTGGGGGGGCTGGACCCGTCACGGTTCCCCGCCGTGGCCCTGGAAACGCTGCTGGCGCTCAGCCCCTCCACCCGCATCATCGTGACCGCCCTGGCCCCGCTGGGCCTGCCAGGCGAGGCCACGTTGCCGCTCGCGCCCCTCCCGGACGCCGAGGTCCGCGCGGCGCTGGCAGTGCAGTTGCCCGCGGGCCAGGAGCAGGAGGACGGGGCCGCCCTGGACCGCCTGACCCGCGAGGTGGGTGGCGAACCCGGCACGCTGGAGGCGCTGCTGCCGCTGGTCCGGACCTTTGGCCTGTCCGGCACGGCCGCGCACCTGCACCGCGGCGGCCCGGTCCTGCCGGGCGGAACACCCTGGCGCGAATTCGGAACCTCGGAGCGGCGGGTGCTGGCGGCCCTGAGCACCTTTGGCGGTCCCTTCGACCTGCCCTGGGCCGAACAGGTGTCGGAGGCCTCGCCCTTCCTGCTGACGGCCCTGCTGGGGCATCACGTGCTGCAACCGGTCGGCGGCGGCCTGTACCGCCTGCCCGACACCCTGCTGCGCCAGGGCCAGACGCACCTGCAACACTATCCCGGCATCCGCCAGCGGGCACAGGAGCGGGCGCTGGCCCATGCGCAGGCTATCGTGTCGGCCCATCCGGACCTCAGCGCGGCCTGGTTCCGGCACCTCGATACGCAGTATCCGGTGCTGCGCTCGCTGCTGAGCGGACACCTGCGCCCCCCCCTGGCCCCCGACCCGGCCCTGCTGCACCTGCTGCTGCGCCTGACCCCCTACCGCCTGGCCCGCACCTCCCTCTACGACGCCTGGGAGGACCTGCACACCGCGCTGCACACCCAGTCCGGCCCCCCCACCCGGCTGTCGGTGGGGCTGCACCTGGCGCTGGCAGACACCCTCCAGCACCTCGGCCAGCACGCGGAGGCGCACCGGCTCACCCAGCGCACCCACACCCAGGCCGAGCAGCTTCAGGACTCGGGCCTGCTCACCCACGCCCTGCTCACAGAGGCACGCATCCTGCACCGCCGCAGCGCTTACGGGCAGGCGGTGACGCTGTTCGCGGCCGCGCACCGCCGGGCGCAGGCGACGGGGGCGGCCCCCGTGCTCGCCGTGCGTGCGCTGGGCGGCCAGGCCCGCAGCGAGGTGTATCTGGGCCACCTCGCGGCGGCGCAGACGCACGTGCAGGAGGCGCTGCGTCAGGTGGAGGCGCTGGATCAACCCCAGCTTCACGCCGACCTGCTCAACACCGCCGCGATGGCCGCCAGCGAGCGCCGCGACCTGGCGCAGGCGCACGCGCTGTTCGAGCAGGCGCTGGCGCTGCACGGCAGCTACGGCGGGCTGGCGGGCCAGACCCTGAACCTCACCGGCATGGCCTGGGTGGCCCTGCTGAGGGGCGAGTACGACCAGAGCGCCTACCTGAGCCGCCGCGTGCTGCGCCAGACCCAGGACGCCGGGCAGAACTGGGAGAGTGCCAACGCCTTGGTCAACCTCGGGCACGCCCTGATCGGCCTGGGCGACCTGCATGAGGCCCGCGCCCGCTACCTGGAGGGTGCCCACCTGGCCGCCCAGTGCGACGCGCCCTCGGTTCTGGCGGAGGCCCTGGGCGGCCTGGCCGACGTGCTGGCCCGCGAGCACCAGAGCGGCAGCGCCCGCACCCTGCTCGACCTCGCCCTGGCCCGTCCGGGAGCCAACAGCGAGGTCCAGCGCTTCTTCGCCCCGCTGCGTGCGAGGCTGGCGGGAGAACAGGCGGCCCCCCTGTCCCCCGCCCTCCTGACCCTGCTGGACGGGCTGAGGGTGCCCCTCGTGGAAGGTGCGGAAGGGCCGCAGCGCGGGGAGTAA